Proteins encoded together in one Planctomyces sp. SH-PL14 window:
- a CDS encoding class I SAM-dependent methyltransferase encodes MKSTERFSTRVANYVAYRPRYPESVCDCLRRRCGWSDSTVVADIGSGTGILSELLLRHGNRVYGVEPNREMREAGEEELRPYPEFHSVAGTAEETTLPGSSVDFVTAGQAFHWFDRAAAAAEFRRILRPGGWVVLIWNDRRRDGSPFAEAYERLLQEFSSDYEKVDHKNVTDAVLDGFFGGGYSRDVCENRQTFDLAGLEGRLLSSSYAPEAGHPQHAGMMQELRRIFATHQVEGRVPFDYETKVYCGRLD; translated from the coding sequence ATGAAATCGACCGAACGGTTCTCGACCCGCGTCGCCAACTACGTCGCCTACCGGCCTCGTTATCCCGAGTCAGTCTGCGACTGCCTCCGGCGGCGCTGCGGCTGGTCGGACTCGACCGTCGTGGCGGACATCGGCTCGGGGACCGGGATCCTCAGCGAACTGCTTCTGCGGCATGGCAACCGGGTCTACGGCGTCGAGCCGAACCGCGAGATGCGCGAGGCGGGCGAAGAGGAGCTTCGGCCGTATCCGGAGTTCCACAGCGTGGCCGGGACCGCGGAGGAGACGACGCTGCCGGGGTCGAGCGTGGACTTTGTGACGGCCGGGCAGGCGTTCCACTGGTTTGACCGCGCGGCCGCGGCGGCGGAGTTTCGGCGGATCCTGCGGCCCGGCGGATGGGTCGTGCTGATCTGGAACGATCGCCGCCGGGACGGGTCTCCCTTTGCGGAGGCGTATGAGCGGCTGCTGCAGGAGTTCTCGAGCGACTATGAGAAGGTCGACCACAAGAACGTGACCGATGCGGTGCTGGACGGGTTCTTTGGCGGAGGGTATTCGCGGGACGTCTGTGAGAACCGGCAGACGTTCGACCTAGCGGGGCTGGAGGGGCGGCTGCTCTCGTCGTCGTACGCGCCGGAGGCGGGACACCCGCAGCATGCCGGGATGATGCAGGAGCTTCGCCGGATCTTCGCGACGCATCAGGTCGAAGGCCGGGTGCCGTTCGACTACGAGACGAAGGTGTACTGCGGTCGTCTCGATTGA
- a CDS encoding WD40 repeat domain-containing protein, giving the protein MCSLRLVKTLALALLVLGLPASTSAAPPNRPTLWDLSFSRDSRHLLTCGDQLRVFDLREPAPRTPLKQPWKAFGWSRRAAFSPGDATLLAVARDTGHVTLLRLGQAEPVLEIPVEEAVRGSACHDVVFSPDGRLLAVAFSKLAEGSFVDGQLRIHDVETGKLVHSVTREENKISGVAFSRDGGRLAFCCGPDLEVFDRSPWEGVGTVKLPTGGFHEDDGAFALSATFLHDENHLVVGGGICAGLRNKMGCNTTGLLWLIDFEGQARLDEEPRPNYIRSVDASPDGQQFVTAYYDQQGTHVTLSEANGTVRWSTAKARELFGGDPYGLQISPDGKRVGWCDDDGIHLLDAATGEGRETIEVNPPLK; this is encoded by the coding sequence GTGTGTTCTCTACGCCTCGTCAAAACGCTTGCGCTCGCTCTGCTTGTGCTCGGCCTGCCCGCATCGACCTCCGCCGCCCCACCCAACCGGCCGACCTTGTGGGACCTGAGCTTCTCCAGGGACAGCCGCCACCTCCTGACCTGCGGCGACCAGCTTCGCGTCTTCGACCTGCGGGAACCGGCGCCCCGAACTCCGCTCAAACAGCCCTGGAAGGCGTTCGGATGGTCGCGGCGGGCAGCCTTCTCACCCGGCGATGCCACCCTCCTGGCGGTGGCCAGGGACACCGGGCACGTCACCCTGCTGCGACTGGGACAGGCCGAGCCGGTTCTGGAGATCCCCGTGGAGGAGGCGGTCCGGGGTTCCGCCTGCCACGATGTCGTCTTCTCGCCCGACGGAAGGCTGCTGGCCGTCGCGTTCTCGAAGCTCGCCGAGGGAAGCTTCGTCGATGGCCAACTGCGGATCCACGACGTCGAGACCGGCAAACTGGTCCACTCCGTCACCCGCGAGGAGAACAAGATCAGCGGCGTGGCCTTCTCACGAGACGGCGGGCGGCTCGCGTTCTGCTGCGGCCCGGATCTGGAAGTCTTCGACCGCAGCCCCTGGGAGGGGGTCGGAACGGTCAAGCTCCCCACGGGCGGGTTCCACGAGGACGATGGAGCCTTCGCCCTGTCGGCAACGTTCCTCCATGATGAGAACCATCTCGTCGTCGGGGGCGGGATCTGTGCCGGTCTTCGCAACAAGATGGGCTGCAATACCACCGGACTCCTGTGGTTGATCGATTTCGAGGGGCAGGCCCGTTTGGACGAAGAGCCCCGTCCCAACTACATCCGTTCCGTGGACGCTTCCCCGGATGGACAGCAGTTCGTCACGGCCTATTACGATCAGCAGGGAACACACGTCACGCTGTCCGAGGCCAACGGGACCGTCCGCTGGTCCACGGCCAAGGCGCGGGAACTTTTCGGCGGCGATCCCTACGGGTTACAGATTTCCCCGGATGGCAAACGGGTGGGCTGGTGTGATGACGACGGAATCCACCTCCTCGATGCCGCGACCGGAGAAGGTCGAGAGACCATCGAGGTCAACCCGCCGCTGAAGTAG